In Pleurocapsa sp. PCC 7319, the following are encoded in one genomic region:
- a CDS encoding esterase-like activity of phytase family protein: MYVLLPKKTVSDRQVGFPLRFLVNLLLVLILFSLTACSPPQRVSATERMFRNFSLEFVDQYEISQATFKDTIIGGLSAIAYERQQDRFYVLSDDRGVRSPARFYTFELKVKQTDNDQIKIDSFKPKKVILLKDEQGQNFPVDSIDPEGLALSPRNTIFISSEGNPTQNIEPFIAEFDLETGKKLLNVRLPGRYLDNEEPDQPQGIQENLAFESLTINRIGLPEDPFRLFTATESALIQDESYEGEEQARIRLLHYVINPIGNPVLVAEHLYLLESAPIEIISNGLTELLALQTEGYFLSLERTFGFTGAGAKIFQVVIGNATDTSNISSLKGDLTQIRPLKKQLLFDLQELGIYLDNLEGMTLGPRLPDGSQSLLLISDDNFNDEQISQLLLFRLVEN, from the coding sequence ATGTATGTTTTACTGCCAAAAAAGACTGTGAGCGATCGCCAGGTGGGATTTCCCTTAAGATTTTTAGTTAATTTATTACTTGTTCTGATTCTCTTTTCTCTAACAGCCTGTAGTCCGCCTCAGAGGGTCAGCGCTACAGAGCGAATGTTTCGCAATTTTTCTCTAGAATTTGTAGATCAATATGAAATTTCCCAAGCAACATTTAAAGATACTATAATCGGTGGGCTATCAGCGATCGCCTATGAGCGTCAACAAGATCGGTTTTATGTGTTGTCTGACGATCGAGGTGTACGCTCTCCTGCTCGGTTTTATACTTTTGAGCTAAAGGTCAAACAAACTGATAATGACCAAATCAAAATAGACAGCTTTAAGCCCAAAAAGGTTATTTTGCTCAAGGACGAACAAGGTCAAAATTTTCCAGTCGATAGCATCGATCCAGAGGGACTTGCTCTTTCTCCCAGGAATACAATTTTTATCTCTAGCGAAGGTAATCCGACCCAAAATATCGAGCCTTTTATTGCCGAATTTGATTTAGAGACTGGCAAAAAACTTTTAAATGTCCGTTTACCAGGTCGCTATCTTGACAATGAAGAGCCAGATCAACCTCAAGGAATACAAGAAAATCTAGCATTTGAATCTTTAACGATTAATCGTATTGGCTTACCTGAAGACCCCTTTCGCTTATTTACGGCTACTGAATCGGCATTAATTCAAGATGAATCCTATGAAGGTGAAGAACAAGCCAGGATTCGTTTATTACACTATGTAATTAATCCCATTGGCAATCCAGTTTTAGTTGCGGAACATTTATATCTGCTTGAATCAGCACCCATAGAAATCATTTCCAATGGTTTAACAGAATTACTAGCTTTACAGACTGAAGGCTATTTTCTTAGTTTAGAGCGAACTTTTGGCTTTACTGGAGCAGGAGCTAAAATTTTTCAGGTAGTTATTGGCAATGCTACCGATACCAGTAATATTTCTAGTCTTAAAGGAGACTTAACTCAAATAAGACCTTTAAAAAAACAACTTTTATTTGATTTACAAGAATTGGGAATTTATTTGGATAATCTCGAAGGGATGACCCTCGGACCTCGTTTACCCGATGGTAGCCAGAGTTTACTCTTAATCAGTGATGATAATTTTAATGATGAACAGATTAGTCAATTGCTTTTGTTTCGCTTAGTAGAAAATTAA
- a CDS encoding DUF2817 domain-containing protein yields the protein MQYSNYFAHSYQEARDNFMACCAERATFVKSWQHSLRGIAGEKLYVDLAWFGDLAAKKVIVLVSGTHGIEGYCGSGIQVSSIQTGWHRQADRNLAIIMIHGLNPWGMSHLRRVNEEGVDLNRNFRDFQQPLPSNSLYDDLSEVIVPPEWTEETQVETLNQIVEYLSQSSSHIEALAQGQYHYWYAPFYGGEVPTWSNRVFCQIINQYLQNKQAVGLLDYHTGLGQYATGQLMSLAANTGETENLATAVWGNKLVITGSANSVAPYHPQGTLIAALQNKLTQSNCLAAAYEFGTITEVEVFNALRADHWLQAYGDFNTQQAQRIKQNMLNAFYSDRPDWQESICNLAFTAQQELLTGLKSM from the coding sequence ATGCAATACAGCAATTATTTTGCTCACTCTTATCAAGAAGCCCGTGATAATTTCATGGCTTGCTGTGCCGAGCGAGCAACCTTCGTCAAATCATGGCAACATTCCTTGAGAGGTATCGCGGGCGAAAAACTGTATGTTGATTTAGCTTGGTTTGGCGATCTAGCAGCCAAAAAAGTAATAGTCTTAGTATCTGGAACTCATGGAATAGAGGGATATTGTGGTTCGGGTATCCAAGTAAGTTCAATTCAAACAGGCTGGCATCGTCAAGCTGATCGCAATCTGGCAATCATAATGATTCATGGGCTAAATCCCTGGGGCATGAGTCATCTTAGACGGGTAAATGAAGAAGGAGTAGATCTGAATCGAAATTTTCGAGATTTTCAGCAGCCATTGCCCAGCAATTCCCTTTATGATGATTTATCCGAGGTGATTGTGCCTCCAGAATGGACAGAAGAAACTCAAGTTGAAACTCTAAATCAAATTGTTGAGTACTTATCTCAATCATCCTCTCACATTGAAGCTTTAGCCCAAGGGCAATATCACTATTGGTACGCACCTTTTTATGGTGGTGAAGTTCCTACTTGGTCAAATCGAGTCTTTTGCCAAATAATCAATCAATATTTGCAGAATAAGCAGGCAGTGGGTTTGCTTGACTATCACACTGGTTTAGGACAATATGCCACCGGTCAATTAATGAGTCTTGCCGCTAATACTGGGGAAACAGAGAATTTAGCGACGGCAGTTTGGGGAAATAAATTAGTAATTACTGGTTCAGCTAACTCCGTTGCTCCTTATCATCCTCAAGGAACTCTCATCGCAGCACTACAAAATAAATTGACTCAATCAAATTGTCTTGCTGCTGCCTATGAATTTGGCACCATAACAGAAGTAGAAGTTTTTAATGCTCTGCGAGCCGATCATTGGCTACAAGCATATGGAGACTTTAACACTCAGCAAGCTCAAAGGATTAAACAAAATATGCTAAATGCTTTTTATAGCGATCGCCCTGACTGGCAAGAATCGATCTGTAATCTGGCATTTACTGCCCAACAAGAATTGTTAACAGGTTTGAAATCAATGTAA
- a CDS encoding R3H domain-containing nucleic acid-binding protein, producing the protein MQSEIPSHRMQITDNLDKLLTIFPDSIRSKLEENLQQDSKNLIEVVMDLGRLPEARFSDRVTYIRDEPVTKAEIQHCIDRVGMFSTDNRAGIERTLHRISAIRNRTGEIIGLTCRIGRAIFGTIVMIRDLVETGQSILLLGRPGVGKTTALREIARVLADDLEKRVVIIDTSNEIAGDGDIPHPAIGRARRMQVARPELQHQVMIEAVENHMPEVIVIDEIGTELEAMAARTIAERGVQLVGTAHGNTVENLIKNPTLSDLVGGIQSVTLGDDEARRRRTQKTVLERKAPPTFAIAVEMLERQRWVVHDDVAATIDTLLRGIEPPAQVRTVDDSGEVTIIHEDSQPSFKPLATNNNTTAVTPLHPQGLRASGKMTPVSIQGGKSKRGNSEFERMLERSWRTQDPNSQKIRTPGPNGEDWPVYIYAYGIGRSQLDQVIEVLDLPVMLTKDLDEADAVVALRSQIKHHSKLRNIAKDRHIPIYTVKSNTIPQVTRVFRQILNLDDPNIPEPTDLRLFSKAGNDDEIEALEEARLAVEQIVIPKGQPVELLPRSAKVRKMQHELIEHYRLQSDSFGDEPNRRLRIYPA; encoded by the coding sequence ATGCAGTCAGAAATACCTTCCCATCGGATGCAAATTACCGATAACCTGGATAAGTTACTCACCATTTTTCCCGATTCGATTCGCTCTAAGTTAGAAGAAAATCTTCAGCAGGATAGCAAAAACCTGATTGAAGTAGTTATGGATCTTGGCAGACTACCTGAGGCCCGTTTTAGCGATCGCGTTACCTATATTCGTGATGAACCTGTAACCAAGGCAGAGATTCAACACTGTATTGACCGTGTAGGGATGTTTAGCACTGATAATCGCGCAGGAATCGAACGAACTCTGCATCGCATTAGCGCCATTCGTAATCGTACTGGAGAAATTATTGGTCTAACCTGCCGTATTGGACGAGCAATTTTCGGTACGATTGTGATGATCCGCGATCTAGTAGAAACAGGACAATCAATTCTATTGCTAGGTCGCCCCGGTGTAGGGAAAACTACCGCCCTTCGAGAAATTGCCAGAGTTTTAGCAGATGATCTCGAAAAACGAGTGGTGATCATCGATACTTCTAACGAAATTGCAGGAGATGGTGATATCCCTCACCCTGCTATAGGTCGCGCTCGTAGAATGCAGGTAGCTCGTCCCGAACTACAGCATCAAGTGATGATCGAGGCGGTTGAGAACCATATGCCTGAAGTAATTGTTATTGATGAAATCGGTACAGAGCTAGAGGCTATGGCCGCCAGAACTATTGCTGAACGGGGAGTGCAGCTCGTAGGTACGGCTCACGGGAATACTGTTGAGAATCTAATTAAGAACCCTACCCTGTCTGATTTGGTAGGAGGGATCCAAAGCGTTACCTTGGGAGATGACGAAGCCCGCCGTCGTCGAACCCAGAAAACCGTTTTAGAAAGAAAAGCACCACCAACCTTCGCCATTGCTGTAGAAATGCTCGAAAGGCAGCGTTGGGTGGTTCATGATGATGTAGCAGCTACCATAGATACACTATTACGAGGTATTGAACCTCCCGCTCAGGTTAGAACTGTGGATGACAGTGGTGAAGTGACAATTATTCATGAAGACTCTCAGCCATCTTTTAAACCTTTAGCCACAAACAACAATACTACGGCAGTTACTCCATTACATCCCCAAGGTTTAAGAGCATCGGGGAAAATGACTCCCGTATCGATTCAAGGAGGGAAATCTAAACGAGGTAATTCAGAATTTGAGAGGATGCTAGAACGGTCTTGGCGGACTCAAGACCCCAATAGTCAAAAAATTCGTACTCCTGGCCCCAATGGAGAAGATTGGCCTGTTTATATTTATGCTTATGGAATTGGTCGCTCCCAGCTGGATCAGGTCATTGAGGTATTAGATTTACCAGTGATGTTAACCAAAGATTTAGACGAAGCGGATGCAGTAGTAGCATTGCGATCGCAGATCAAACATCATTCCAAGTTACGCAATATTGCTAAAGACCGTCATATACCAATTTATACGGTCAAATCAAATACGATTCCTCAAGTTACTCGGGTTTTTCGCCAAATCTTAAATTTAGACGATCCGAATATTCCCGAACCAACTGATTTACGATTGTTTAGCAAGGCTGGAAATGATGACGAAATAGAAGCCTTAGAAGAAGCTAGACTAGCCGTAGAGCAAATTGTGATTCCCAAAGGACAACCAGTAGAATTACTACCGCGATCGGCAAAAGTAAGGAAAATGCAGCATGAACTGATCGAGCATTACCGTTTACAATCCGATAGCTTTGGTGACGAGCCTAATCGCCGCCTGAGAATATATCCTGCTTAA
- the ldpA gene encoding circadian clock protein LdpA, whose product MRVQSDPLHSLLDGSWFKLICGASYQHLPAVRSLALAYSLAGADCIDVAADPAVIAAAQEGISIAQKLQEKSNLNTLPWLMVSISDGEDPHFRKAEFDLNQCPSDCPQPCVQVCPAEAINFNFGGVIDDLCYGCGRCVPICPEELIGTRSFVSSPKEVVPWIESMTIDAIEIHTQAGHHDDFLRVWKNVAPIVGRLKLLAISCTDAPNIIDYLRSLYELISPLPCPLIWQTDGRSMSGDIGRGTTHAAIAFAQKVLQAKLPGHVQLAGGTNDYTVEKLRQENMLRPQKLRSKYNSVSGVAYGSYARGILSPILAKLEITGLQNTQLNLTINRPMNQLNLKLEQDIELLGQAVGMASQLVSQIKKIS is encoded by the coding sequence GTGAGAGTTCAATCAGACCCTTTACATTCATTGTTGGATGGTAGCTGGTTCAAGTTAATTTGCGGTGCCAGCTATCAGCATCTTCCTGCAGTTCGCAGTTTGGCTTTAGCTTATAGTCTGGCTGGAGCTGACTGCATCGATGTAGCTGCCGATCCTGCTGTGATTGCTGCTGCTCAGGAAGGTATCAGCATAGCCCAAAAACTACAAGAAAAATCTAATCTCAATACTTTGCCCTGGTTAATGGTCAGTATTAGTGATGGGGAAGATCCTCATTTTCGTAAGGCAGAGTTTGATTTAAATCAATGTCCTAGTGATTGTCCGCAACCTTGTGTTCAGGTTTGCCCTGCTGAGGCGATCAATTTTAACTTTGGTGGGGTTATAGATGATCTTTGTTATGGTTGTGGTCGCTGTGTACCAATTTGTCCAGAAGAATTAATTGGTACTCGTTCTTTCGTATCCAGTCCTAAGGAAGTTGTACCTTGGATTGAATCGATGACCATAGATGCAATTGAGATACATACTCAGGCGGGGCATCATGATGACTTCCTAAGAGTATGGAAGAATGTTGCCCCTATAGTTGGGCGGCTTAAGTTATTGGCGATTAGCTGTACTGACGCGCCAAATATTATCGATTATTTGCGATCGCTCTATGAATTAATTAGTCCCTTACCTTGCCCTCTAATTTGGCAAACTGATGGACGCTCTATGAGTGGAGATATCGGGAGGGGAACAACCCATGCCGCGATCGCTTTTGCCCAGAAAGTTTTACAGGCGAAACTGCCTGGACATGTTCAGCTTGCTGGGGGAACTAACGACTATACAGTAGAAAAACTCAGACAGGAAAATATGCTGCGGCCCCAAAAATTGCGCTCTAAGTATAATTCTGTCTCTGGAGTAGCTTATGGTAGCTATGCTCGTGGTATTTTATCGCCAATATTAGCTAAATTAGAAATAACTGGACTGCAAAATACACAACTAAATTTAACTATAAATCGACCAATGAACCAGCTTAATTTAAAGCTAGAACAGGACATAGAGCTATTAGGGCAAGCTGTTGGGATGGCTAGCCAATTAGTCAGCCAAATTAAAAAAATATCTTAG
- a CDS encoding VWA domain-containing protein, with protein sequence MVESSIVEDRDYTLIIDKSGSMSINDRPKGKTRWKSAQESTLALAQECEKIDPDGITVYLFSGRFRRYDNVTADKVSSIYAENDPMGRTDLASVLSDAVNNYFERKAAGQAKVNGETILVITDGEPDDYKAVMRVIIEASRQIDRDEELGISLIQVGNDRKATQFLKALDDQLESAGAKFDIVDTITIDDMGGLTLAEVLLNAITG encoded by the coding sequence ATGGTGGAAAGCTCTATTGTCGAAGATCGCGACTATACACTAATTATTGATAAAAGCGGCAGTATGTCGATTAATGACCGTCCAAAGGGGAAAACTCGTTGGAAGTCTGCTCAAGAATCTACCCTGGCTCTAGCGCAAGAGTGTGAAAAAATCGATCCTGATGGCATTACAGTTTATTTATTTTCTGGTCGCTTCCGTCGTTATGATAATGTTACTGCCGATAAGGTCAGTAGTATTTATGCGGAAAATGATCCTATGGGACGTACTGATTTAGCCAGCGTCCTGTCTGATGCAGTCAATAATTACTTTGAACGCAAAGCCGCAGGACAAGCTAAAGTCAATGGCGAGACTATTTTGGTGATTACCGATGGGGAGCCAGATGATTATAAGGCTGTAATGCGTGTGATTATTGAAGCTTCCCGCCAAATAGATCGGGACGAAGAACTGGGTATCTCTCTAATTCAAGTGGGAAATGATCGCAAAGCTACCCAATTTCTCAAAGCTTTAGACGACCAGTTAGAATCAGCCGGAGCGAAATTTGATATTGTCGATACCATTACCATCGATGATATGGGGGGTCTAACTTTAGCAGAGGTATTACTCAACGCGATTACAGGATAG
- the rph gene encoding ribonuclease PH codes for MSWNRADNRRANQLRSHKFELDFIDNPLSSVIVECGKTKVLCTVSIEDKVPKFLLNSGQGWLTAEYRMLPGATSSRHPRELLKLSGRTQEIQRLIGRSLRAAINLKVLGEKTITIDADVIQADAGTRTASITGSYVALAHGINKLIAAGELKKSPLLEPVAAVSVGLIEQEAFLDLDYPEDVAADVDLNVVMNGKLELIEIQGTAESNSMTRSQLNQMLDLAETGIKELLEAQQAALKSI; via the coding sequence GTGTCCTGGAATCGTGCAGATAATCGCCGAGCCAATCAACTTCGTTCCCACAAGTTTGAATTAGATTTTATTGACAATCCACTTTCATCAGTGATTGTTGAGTGTGGTAAGACTAAAGTTCTTTGTACTGTAAGTATTGAAGATAAAGTCCCCAAATTTTTGCTTAACAGTGGTCAAGGTTGGTTAACAGCAGAATATCGAATGTTGCCTGGAGCGACCTCTAGTCGCCATCCACGAGAGTTGCTCAAACTTTCGGGACGTACTCAGGAAATTCAGCGTTTAATTGGACGCAGCCTGAGAGCAGCAATCAATTTAAAAGTATTAGGTGAAAAAACGATTACGATTGATGCCGATGTCATCCAAGCTGATGCCGGAACTCGTACTGCATCAATTACAGGCAGCTATGTTGCTTTAGCTCATGGAATTAATAAATTAATTGCAGCAGGAGAGTTAAAGAAATCGCCTTTACTAGAACCAGTAGCCGCTGTTTCAGTGGGACTGATTGAGCAAGAAGCATTTTTAGATTTAGACTACCCAGAAGATGTCGCAGCAGATGTGGACTTGAATGTAGTTATGAATGGCAAGCTAGAGTTAATTGAGATCCAAGGTACAGCAGAGTCAAATAGTATGACGCGATCGCAATTAAACCAGATGCTCGATTTAGCCGAAACAGGAATTAAAGAATTACTTGAAGCACAACAAGCGGCATTAAAATCAATTTGA
- a CDS encoding tetratricopeptide repeat-containing sulfotransferase family protein encodes MIDPRINQVTQLISVNQLDEAEAICHQLEAEKKDNPYVLHALGLIDYMRNNYPQAVERFKRSIAQVADNPNFFSNLGEALRRLGKYHEALTAFQEALLVNPNFTKAHLGIANVLGDLKRYQQAMARFQFTIKVFPDFAPAYHYLGVMLTTLERTREAIPLIRKAIALRKDYYEAKFSLANALEQDGNTEEALTIYQALLEEKPQDSSVRNNYANLLKSLGLIAEAEAHLQTALANNPDHLSPYFNLSGKRLAEAISPEEIERLESLLLDSNLSQEDRSALHFTIAKYYEAHHKPDIAFPHFQQGNDLDRRIEPYDAETQDKICSIFTSFFTREFFATHPHFGSESEVPVFIFGIPRSGTTLVEQILSSHSQVHGGGELKYLSQIVQTLSHERNDVGYPACLKYLDAIKACTLGESYVDRLKALITDNKANILRITDKMPGNFFSLGLIALLLPKAKLINCRRNPMDSCLSCYTQRFTHVMSYSRSLKDLGHYYQNYERLMAHWQKVLPMPILDVQYEEMVQNPAAMSRKIIDFVGLEWDDACLNFHENQRQIKTASMEQIRKPIYTTSVNKWRKYEKFLTPLMEALGEFAPAYQTA; translated from the coding sequence ATGATTGATCCGAGAATCAACCAAGTCACCCAGCTTATTTCAGTCAATCAACTTGACGAAGCAGAAGCCATTTGTCATCAACTTGAAGCGGAAAAAAAAGATAATCCTTATGTTCTTCACGCTTTAGGTTTAATTGACTATATGAGGAATAATTATCCCCAAGCCGTAGAGCGGTTTAAACGTTCGATCGCGCAAGTTGCTGATAATCCCAACTTTTTCAGCAACTTGGGAGAAGCACTGCGCCGTCTAGGAAAATACCACGAAGCTTTAACAGCGTTTCAAGAGGCTTTGCTAGTTAATCCTAACTTTACCAAAGCTCATTTAGGAATAGCTAATGTACTCGGCGATCTCAAACGTTATCAGCAAGCGATGGCTAGATTTCAGTTCACTATTAAAGTATTTCCTGATTTTGCCCCCGCTTATCACTATCTGGGCGTGATGTTGACTACCCTAGAACGAACTAGAGAGGCAATACCACTAATACGTAAAGCGATCGCTCTGAGAAAAGATTATTACGAAGCCAAATTTAGTTTAGCCAATGCCTTAGAACAAGATGGTAATACAGAAGAAGCTTTGACAATTTATCAAGCATTACTGGAGGAAAAACCCCAAGATTCTTCGGTCAGGAATAATTATGCCAACCTACTTAAAAGTTTGGGTTTAATCGCCGAAGCAGAGGCGCACTTACAAACAGCTTTAGCCAATAATCCCGATCACTTATCACCTTACTTTAATTTATCTGGTAAACGGTTAGCCGAAGCCATTAGTCCAGAGGAAATAGAGCGTTTAGAATCTCTATTATTAGATTCCAACCTATCACAAGAGGATCGCAGTGCTTTACATTTTACGATAGCTAAATATTACGAAGCCCATCACAAGCCAGATATAGCTTTTCCTCACTTTCAACAAGGCAACGATCTTGATCGACGGATAGAACCATACGATGCCGAAACTCAAGACAAAATCTGCTCTATTTTTACGTCCTTTTTCACACGGGAATTCTTTGCCACTCATCCTCACTTTGGCTCAGAATCTGAAGTTCCCGTGTTTATTTTTGGTATACCTCGTTCTGGGACAACTCTGGTAGAACAAATACTTTCGAGTCATTCCCAAGTGCATGGTGGCGGCGAATTAAAATATCTGTCCCAAATAGTGCAAACTCTTTCTCATGAAAGAAATGATGTTGGCTATCCCGCCTGTTTGAAATATTTAGATGCAATCAAAGCTTGTACTTTAGGCGAAAGCTATGTAGATCGGCTAAAAGCTTTAATAACAGATAATAAAGCCAATATTTTGCGAATTACCGATAAAATGCCTGGAAATTTCTTTTCCCTTGGTCTGATTGCCTTATTATTGCCCAAAGCCAAATTAATTAATTGTCGTCGCAATCCGATGGATAGTTGCCTTTCCTGTTACACTCAGCGCTTTACCCACGTAATGAGCTATAGCAGAAGCCTAAAAGACTTAGGACACTACTATCAAAATTACGAACGCTTAATGGCTCACTGGCAAAAGGTATTACCTATGCCAATTTTAGACGTTCAATATGAAGAAATGGTGCAAAATCCAGCAGCTATGAGCCGCAAAATAATCGATTTTGTCGGTTTAGAATGGGACGATGCTTGTCTCAATTTTCACGAAAATCAACGTCAAATCAAAACTGCCAGTATGGAGCAAATTAGAAAACCGATCTATACAACTTCGGTTAATAAATGGCGCAAATATGAAAAGTTTTTAACTCCCTTGATGGAAGCACTAGGTGAATTCGCACCTGCTTACCAAACAGCTTAA
- a CDS encoding RNA-guided endonuclease TnpB family protein — MLLTQTVRLKQNNVEKDILTNLCHLSKNLFNVGLYMVRQYFFQEQKYLSYESNYHLCKENENYQLLATDCGQQTLKYVDRCFKVFFKLLSMRKEGTYQERVNLPRYLAKDGYFPLIIPIRKRHDFAKDDWKFKIPTSRKYTRENGSVYITVPPNLREYRIKEIRILPKQKGKFLDAAFVYESNDQPVNVDKSSAISIDLGLNNLATVISTTNESFIIDGLWLKSKNQWFNKRRAKLVHHKDKQSIKHLTKQEAWLSYRRKNQVNDYLNKSAKYIIDFCLNRKIGTIIVGYNPTLKQNSNMGKRNNQNFVNIPIFTLRVKLESLCERYGLNYVEQEESYTSRASAIDKDDIPVYNADNPSKRKFSGVRVKRGLYKSKDGHLINADCNGSLNIGFKSKHEGFSRVSRVCLTQPVRVNVLRESPVIASA, encoded by the coding sequence ATGTTGTTGACTCAAACGGTCAGACTCAAACAGAATAATGTCGAAAAAGATATCTTGACTAATCTGTGTCACTTGTCCAAAAACTTGTTTAATGTTGGGCTTTACATGGTGCGTCAATATTTCTTTCAAGAGCAAAAATATCTTAGTTATGAGTCGAACTACCATTTGTGCAAAGAAAATGAAAACTATCAACTCTTGGCTACAGATTGCGGTCAACAAACCTTGAAGTATGTAGACAGATGTTTTAAGGTATTTTTCAAATTGCTTTCTATGAGAAAAGAAGGGACATATCAAGAGCGTGTCAATCTCCCAAGATATCTTGCTAAAGATGGGTACTTCCCTTTGATAATTCCAATTAGAAAGCGTCATGATTTTGCCAAAGATGACTGGAAGTTTAAAATTCCAACATCTCGCAAATATACTAGAGAAAATGGCTCTGTCTACATTACAGTGCCTCCTAATTTGAGAGAGTATCGAATCAAGGAAATCCGAATACTGCCAAAGCAAAAAGGTAAGTTTTTGGATGCTGCATTTGTTTATGAGTCGAATGACCAACCAGTAAATGTGGATAAAAGTAGCGCAATATCGATTGATTTGGGACTGAATAACCTTGCTACAGTAATTTCGACTACTAACGAGTCTTTTATTATTGATGGGCTTTGGCTCAAGTCTAAAAACCAATGGTTCAATAAACGTCGAGCTAAACTGGTTCATCACAAAGACAAGCAAAGTATTAAGCATCTGACAAAACAGGAAGCATGGCTTTCTTATCGTCGAAAGAATCAAGTTAATGACTACTTGAATAAGTCTGCTAAATATATAATCGACTTCTGCCTCAATAGAAAAATTGGAACGATAATTGTGGGATACAACCCAACGCTGAAACAAAACAGCAACATGGGTAAACGCAATAACCAAAACTTTGTGAACATTCCGATTTTTACCCTTCGTGTCAAGCTGGAAAGCCTCTGCGAACGATACGGGTTGAACTATGTCGAGCAAGAAGAGAGTTATACCTCCAGGGCATCTGCGATAGATAAAGATGACATTCCTGTATACAACGCTGATAATCCCAGCAAGAGAAAGTTTTCTGGTGTGAGAGTCAAGCGTGGGTTGTATAAGAGTAAAGATGGTCATCTGATTAATGCAGATTGCAACGGTAGCTTGAATATCGGATTTAAAAGTAAGCACGAAGGCTTTAGCCGAGTGTCTAGGGTCTGCTTGACGCAGCCTGTCAGGGTTAACGTCCTGCGAGAATCCCCCGTTATAGCGTCAGCTTAA
- a CDS encoding M48 family metallopeptidase has product MFQRLFDFFNRFSRNWRYGLISLVLALAIGFTNIQPSYGISWLELMIRGIQVVQLSNISNAQEVALGKEINQELLSSGQAKIYNRSRSITSYIDQIGQRLAKTSQRPDIPYTFQVVDDDSINAFATMGGYVYINTGLIKAADNEAELASVVGHEIGHIVGRHSVEQMKQRAISQGLLSAAGLDRSNAIQIGVELAVSRPNSRSDELEADRFGLDNMTKANYAPAGILGFMNKLLKKGGSGPSFLSTHPATSERIKVLQQKIDPATANSGNGLDNRAYKNRISSL; this is encoded by the coding sequence ATGTTCCAGCGATTGTTTGACTTCTTTAATCGTTTTTCTCGCAACTGGCGATATGGCTTAATTAGCTTGGTATTAGCTTTAGCCATCGGTTTTACCAATATTCAGCCTAGCTATGGCATTTCTTGGTTAGAGCTAATGATTCGCGGCATACAAGTTGTTCAATTGTCTAATATTTCTAATGCTCAAGAAGTCGCATTAGGCAAAGAAATCAACCAAGAGCTATTGAGTTCTGGTCAAGCAAAAATATATAACAGGAGTCGCTCAATCACAAGTTACATCGACCAAATTGGACAGCGACTTGCCAAAACTAGCCAACGTCCAGACATTCCTTATACTTTTCAAGTAGTTGATGATGACAGTATCAATGCCTTTGCCACTATGGGAGGGTACGTTTATATCAATACAGGTTTAATTAAAGCAGCAGATAACGAAGCCGAACTGGCTAGCGTTGTTGGACATGAAATTGGTCATATCGTTGGTCGACATTCGGTTGAACAAATGAAGCAGAGAGCAATTTCTCAGGGTTTGCTCTCCGCAGCTGGATTAGATCGCAGCAATGCAATTCAAATTGGCGTAGAGTTAGCTGTGAGCCGTCCCAATAGTCGTTCGGATGAATTGGAAGCAGACCGTTTTGGATTAGATAATATGACTAAAGCTAATTATGCTCCAGCAGGAATACTTGGTTTTATGAACAAGCTACTCAAAAAAGGTGGCTCTGGTCCCAGTTTCTTAAGTACTCACCCTGCTACATCAGAACGGATCAAAGTTTTGCAACAGAAGATCGATCCAGCAACTGCGAATAGTGGCAATGGTTTAGATAATCGAGCTTATAAAAATCGTATTAGCTCATTATAG